Proteins from a single region of Primulina tabacum isolate GXHZ01 chromosome 5, ASM2559414v2, whole genome shotgun sequence:
- the LOC142546436 gene encoding AMP deaminase-like isoform X1, with translation MDTYSLNLAMAAFFGASVVAVSAYYMHRKTLNQLLEFAKAIERDRDDGAVQEEEEGDSVQHLKKYPSRTRRKARDGCYRRDSASMPDVTSFSGGGGGQVDQRNGPLYVDAVPGGLPGLYMVPEGKPGKVNSTTRAAHLIRPTSPKSPVVSAAAFESVEGSDDEDNMTDNCKLDMSYIHTNGNASVPGHINANAEALPMTTSSMMRSHSVSGDLHGVQPDPIAADILRKIPEHETFVQLRISPTETPSVDEVEVYRNLQDCLEMRKNYVFREAITPWEKEIISDPSTPKPNPNPFVHFPEEKSDHYFQMEDGVVNVYDNKDSKEKLFPVADATTFFTDMHHVLKVIADGNIRTLCHHRLVLLEQKFNLHLMLNAENEFLAQKSAPHRDFYNVRKVDTHVHHSACMNQKHLLRFIKSKLKKEPDEVVIFRDGTYLTLSEVFESLDLTGYDLNVDLLDVHADKSTFHRFDKFNLKYNPCGQSRLREIFLKQDNLIQGRFLAEMTKEVFSDLTASKYQMAEYRISIYGRKMSEWDQLASWIVNNNLYSENVVWLIQLPRLYNVYKAMGIVTSFQNILDNIFLPLFEVTVDPDSHPHLHVFLKQVVGLDLVDDESKPERRPTKHMPTPYQWTNIFNPAFSYYAYYCYANLYTLNKLRESKGMTTIKFRPHSGEAGDIDHLAATFLTAHNIAHGINLRKSPVLQYLYYLAQIGLAMSPLSNNSLFLDYHRNPFPMFFLRGLNVSLSTDDPLQIHLTKEPLVEEYSIAASVWKLSSCDLCEIARNSVYQSGFSHALKFHWIGKEYFKRGPDGNDIRRTNVPHIRLEFRDMIWREEMQLVFLGRANFPKFIDP, from the exons ATGGACACTTACTCGCTCAATTTAGCAATGGCGGCATTCTTTGGGGCGTCGGTTGTGGCAGTTTCGGCGTACTATATGCACAGGAAGACTCTTAACCAGTTGCTGGAGTTTGCGAAGGCGATAGAAAGGGATAGAGACGATGGCGCGGTgcaggaggaggaggagggcgACTCGGTGCAGCATTTGAAGAAGTACCCGTCTCGGACGCGTCGGAAGGCGAGGGACGGATGTTACCGACGTGATTCGGCGTCTATGCCGGATGTGACGTCGTTCTCTGGTGGTGGCGGAGGTCAGGTGGATCAGAGGAACGGTCCATTGTACGTGGATGCTGTTCCGGGGGGTTTGCCTGGGCTTTATATGGTCCCTGAAG GGAAACCCGGTAAGGTAAATTCAACTACAAGAGCTGCACATCTTATTCGACCCACTTCTCCCAAATCACCTGTTGTTAGTGCTGCTGCATTTGAAAGTGTTGAAGGTTCAGATGATGAAGATAACATGACTGATAATTGCAAGCTGGACATGTCATATATTCATACTAATGGAAATGCA AGTGTACCAGGCCATATCAACGCTAATGCTGAGGCATTACCCATGACGACATCTAGCATGATGCGCTCCCATAGTGTATCTGGCGACTTGCACGGTGTTCAACCTGATCCCATAGCTGCTGATATCCTAAGAAAAATACCAGAGCACGAGACTTTTGTACAATTGAGAATATCCCCCACCG AAACACCATCTGTTGATGAAGTGGAGGTCTACCGTAATCTACAAGATTGCCTTGAAATGCGGAAGAATTATGTATTTAGAGAAGCCATTACACCATGGGAGAAGGAAATTATATCTGACCCCAGTACCCCAAAGCCAAATCCGAACCCTTTTGTTCATTTCCCTGAAGAAAAATCTGAT CACTATTTTCAGATGGAAGATGGAGTTGTTAATGTTTACGACAATAAGGATT CAAAAGAGAAACTTTTTCCTGTGGCTGATGCTACAACCTTTTTCACTGACATGCACCACGTCCTTAAGGTTATAGCGGATGGGAATATCCGAACTTTATGTCACCATAGGCTAGTTCTTTTAGAACAG AAATTCAACCTTCATCTGATGCTTAACGCGGAAAATGAATTTCTGGCTCAAAAAAGTGCTCCACACCGAGATTTTTATAATGTCCGAAAAGTTGATACTCACGTCCATCACTCAGCTTGCATGAATCAGAAACATCTTTTAAGGTTTATAAAGTCAAAGTTGAAGAAGGAGCCAGACGAG GTTGTTATTTTCAGAGATGGGACATACCTGACCTTGAGCGAGGTGTTCGAGAGCTTGGACTTAACTGG GTATGATTTGAATGTTGACCTATTAGATGTTCATGCTGACAAAAGCACCTTTCACCGTTTTGACAAATTTAATTTGAAGTATAATCCCTGCGGTCAGAGTAGATTGAGagagatatttctgaaacagGATAATCTTATACAAG GTCGTTTCCTTGCTGAAATGACCAAGGAAGTTTTTTCAGATCTCACCGCAAGTAAATACCAA ATGGCCGAATATAGAATATCTATATATGGCAGAAAGATGAGTGAGTGGGACCAACTGGCAAGTTGGATAGTAAATAATAACTTGTACAGTGAGAATGTTGTATGGTTGATTCAG CTTCCAAGACTCTACAATGTGTACAAGGCGATGGGAATTGTGACTTCATTTCAGAACATCCTTGATAACATCTTTCTCCCGTTATTTGAGGTTACCGTTGATCCGGATTCACATCCACACTTGcatgtttttttaaaacag GTTGTTGGATTGGATCTAGTAGATGATGAAAGCAAGCCTGAAAGACGGCCTACAAAACACATGCCTACGCCATATCAATGGACCAATATATTTAATCCTGCATTTTCGTACTATGCATACTACTGCTATGCTAACCTGTACACCCTGAACAAG CTTCGTGAATCCAAGGGTATGACAACTATTAAGTTCCGTCCCCATTCTGGAGAG GCTGGTGACATAGACCACCTTGCTGCAACATTTCTCACAGCTCATAATATTGCTCATGGGATAAATCTAAGAAAATCTCCAGTTCTTCAATATTTATACTACCTTGCCCAG ATTGGTTTGGCTATGTCTCCTTTGAGCAACAACTCTTTATTCCTAGACTATCATCGCAATCCGTTTCCCATGTTTTTTCTACGGGGCCTTAATGTGTCGCTCTCAACTGATGATCCACTACAAATCCACTTAACAAAAGAGCCCTTGGTGGAAGAATATAGTATTGCTGCTTCA GTATGGAAGCTAAGTTCTTGTGATTTATGTGAGATTGCTCGTAATTCAGTCTATCAGTCTGGGTTTTCACACGCCTTGAAG tttcactgGATTGGAAAGGAGTACTTCAAGCGGGGACCAGATGGTAATGATATTCGCAGGACCAATGTCCCTCATATAAGGCTTGAATTTCGTGACATG ATATGGAGGGAGGAAATGCAACTGGTTTTCCTTGGCAGGGCAAACTTTCCCAAGTTTATTGACCCATGA
- the LOC142546432 gene encoding phosphoinositide phosphatase SAC8 isoform X2, translating to MEAENRSKSTIHFKLWSEMDLLEFADKFVIKSVESPDQGFSVSRSDGSIDKLQGIDPSESPSKVSTIYGVAGTIRLLSGMHVLVITSKKEVGTYLGFPVFMVTSMKFLSCNEASRFLTSQEKSDEDYFMSLLKVVESTRGLYYSYETDITLNLQRRFKLAQGWMSKPIWKQGDPRFVWNWNIIEELIENKLDGFIIPLLQGSFQTGEMKLKYAPAVIKLISRRCTRRLGTRMWRRGANLEGDAANFIETEQVLEFEGYKSSFIQVRGSIPLLWEQIVDLSYKPRLNIISHEQKSKVVERHFNDLLQRYGGCVAVDLTDKQGDEGSLSAAYAEEMQKLPTVRYVSFEFHQACGNGRFDNIQLLYDEVSEDFEKQG from the exons ATGGAGGCCGAGAATCGATCAAAATCGACGATCCATTTCAAGCTGTGGAGCGAAATGGATTTGCTAGAATTTGCGGATAAGTTCGTGATCAAATCTGTGGAATCTCCGGATCAAGGATTCTCGGTTAGTCGATCAGATGGAAGCATCGACAAGCTCCAAG gTATTGACCCATCTGAAAGTCCTTCTAAAGTCTCAACTATATATGGGGTAGCCGGAACAATTAGGTTGCTTTCAG GTATGCATGTTCTAGTTATAACTTCAAAGAAGGAAGTGGGAACTTATCTTGGGTTTCCTGTTTTCATGGTTACATCAATGAAGTTCTTATCATGCAATGAGGCTTCAAGATTCTTAACCAGTCAAGAA AAAAGTGATGAGGATTACTTTATGAGTCTTTTGAAAGTTGTGGAATCAACCAGAGGACTCTATTATTCTTATGAAACAGATATAACACTCAA CTTGCAGAGAAGGTTTAAACTGGCACAAGGATGGATGAGCAAACCAATTTGGAAGCAG GGAGATCCAAGATTTGTTTGGAATTGGAATATAATAGAAGAACTTATCGAGAACAAG TTGGATGGATTTATTATCCCTCTATTACAAGGAA GCTTCCAGACTGGAGAGATGAAGCTGAAATATGCACCTGCtgttataaaattaatttcacgGAGGTGTACACGGCGACTag GGACGAGGATGTGGAGAAGAGGAGCCAATCTAGAAGGGGATGCTGCTAATTTCATAGAAACAGAGCAAGTGCTGGAATTTGAAGGTTATAAATCCTCTTTTATACAG GTTCGGGGGTCAATTCCACTACTCTGGGAGCAGATTGTTGATTTGAGCTATAAACCACGACTCAACATTATTAGCCATGAGCAGAAG TCAAAAGTTGTGGAGCGTCATTTTAATGATCTATTGCAAAGATACGGAGGATGTGTTGCGGTTGATCTGACAGATAAG CAAGGTGATGAAGGCTCGTTAAGTGCAGCTTATGCAGAAGAAATGCAAAAGCTTCCTACCGTAAG ATATGTTTCATTTGAGTTCCACCAAGCTTGTGGCAATGGGAGGTTCGATAATATACAACTTCTGTACGACGAAGTTTCGGAAGACTTTGAGAAGCAAGGGTGA
- the LOC142546436 gene encoding AMP deaminase-like isoform X2 — MDTYSLNLAMAAFFGASVVAVSAYYMHRKTLNQLLEFAKAIERDRDDGAVQEEEEGDSVQHLKKYPSRTRRKARDGCYRRDSASMPDVTSFSGGGGGQVDQRNGPLYVDAVPGGLPGLYMVPEGKPGKVNSTTRAAHLIRPTSPKSPVVSAAAFESVEGSDDEDNMTDNCKLDMSYIHTNGNASVPGHINANAEALPMTTSSMMRSHSVSGDLHGVQPDPIAADILRKIPEHETFVQLRISPTETPSVDEVEVYRNLQDCLEMRKNYVFREAITPWEKEIISDPSTPKPNPNPFVHFPEEKSDHYFQMEDGVVNVYDNKDSKEKLFPVADATTFFTDMHHVLKVIADGNIRTLCHHRLVLLEQKFNLHLMLNAENEFLAQKSAPHRDFYNVRKVDTHVHHSACMNQKHLLRFIKSKLKKEPDEVVIFRDGTYLTLSEVFESLDLTGYDLNVDLLDVHADKSTFHRFDKFNLKYNPCGQSRLREIFLKQDNLIQGRFLAEMTKEVFSDLTASKYQMAEYRISIYGRKMSEWDQLASWIVNNNLYSENVVWLIQLPRLYNVYKAMGIVTSFQNILDNIFLPLFEVTVDPDSHPHLHVFLKQLRESKGMTTIKFRPHSGEAGDIDHLAATFLTAHNIAHGINLRKSPVLQYLYYLAQIGLAMSPLSNNSLFLDYHRNPFPMFFLRGLNVSLSTDDPLQIHLTKEPLVEEYSIAASVWKLSSCDLCEIARNSVYQSGFSHALKFHWIGKEYFKRGPDGNDIRRTNVPHIRLEFRDMIWREEMQLVFLGRANFPKFIDP, encoded by the exons ATGGACACTTACTCGCTCAATTTAGCAATGGCGGCATTCTTTGGGGCGTCGGTTGTGGCAGTTTCGGCGTACTATATGCACAGGAAGACTCTTAACCAGTTGCTGGAGTTTGCGAAGGCGATAGAAAGGGATAGAGACGATGGCGCGGTgcaggaggaggaggagggcgACTCGGTGCAGCATTTGAAGAAGTACCCGTCTCGGACGCGTCGGAAGGCGAGGGACGGATGTTACCGACGTGATTCGGCGTCTATGCCGGATGTGACGTCGTTCTCTGGTGGTGGCGGAGGTCAGGTGGATCAGAGGAACGGTCCATTGTACGTGGATGCTGTTCCGGGGGGTTTGCCTGGGCTTTATATGGTCCCTGAAG GGAAACCCGGTAAGGTAAATTCAACTACAAGAGCTGCACATCTTATTCGACCCACTTCTCCCAAATCACCTGTTGTTAGTGCTGCTGCATTTGAAAGTGTTGAAGGTTCAGATGATGAAGATAACATGACTGATAATTGCAAGCTGGACATGTCATATATTCATACTAATGGAAATGCA AGTGTACCAGGCCATATCAACGCTAATGCTGAGGCATTACCCATGACGACATCTAGCATGATGCGCTCCCATAGTGTATCTGGCGACTTGCACGGTGTTCAACCTGATCCCATAGCTGCTGATATCCTAAGAAAAATACCAGAGCACGAGACTTTTGTACAATTGAGAATATCCCCCACCG AAACACCATCTGTTGATGAAGTGGAGGTCTACCGTAATCTACAAGATTGCCTTGAAATGCGGAAGAATTATGTATTTAGAGAAGCCATTACACCATGGGAGAAGGAAATTATATCTGACCCCAGTACCCCAAAGCCAAATCCGAACCCTTTTGTTCATTTCCCTGAAGAAAAATCTGAT CACTATTTTCAGATGGAAGATGGAGTTGTTAATGTTTACGACAATAAGGATT CAAAAGAGAAACTTTTTCCTGTGGCTGATGCTACAACCTTTTTCACTGACATGCACCACGTCCTTAAGGTTATAGCGGATGGGAATATCCGAACTTTATGTCACCATAGGCTAGTTCTTTTAGAACAG AAATTCAACCTTCATCTGATGCTTAACGCGGAAAATGAATTTCTGGCTCAAAAAAGTGCTCCACACCGAGATTTTTATAATGTCCGAAAAGTTGATACTCACGTCCATCACTCAGCTTGCATGAATCAGAAACATCTTTTAAGGTTTATAAAGTCAAAGTTGAAGAAGGAGCCAGACGAG GTTGTTATTTTCAGAGATGGGACATACCTGACCTTGAGCGAGGTGTTCGAGAGCTTGGACTTAACTGG GTATGATTTGAATGTTGACCTATTAGATGTTCATGCTGACAAAAGCACCTTTCACCGTTTTGACAAATTTAATTTGAAGTATAATCCCTGCGGTCAGAGTAGATTGAGagagatatttctgaaacagGATAATCTTATACAAG GTCGTTTCCTTGCTGAAATGACCAAGGAAGTTTTTTCAGATCTCACCGCAAGTAAATACCAA ATGGCCGAATATAGAATATCTATATATGGCAGAAAGATGAGTGAGTGGGACCAACTGGCAAGTTGGATAGTAAATAATAACTTGTACAGTGAGAATGTTGTATGGTTGATTCAG CTTCCAAGACTCTACAATGTGTACAAGGCGATGGGAATTGTGACTTCATTTCAGAACATCCTTGATAACATCTTTCTCCCGTTATTTGAGGTTACCGTTGATCCGGATTCACATCCACACTTGcatgtttttttaaaacag CTTCGTGAATCCAAGGGTATGACAACTATTAAGTTCCGTCCCCATTCTGGAGAG GCTGGTGACATAGACCACCTTGCTGCAACATTTCTCACAGCTCATAATATTGCTCATGGGATAAATCTAAGAAAATCTCCAGTTCTTCAATATTTATACTACCTTGCCCAG ATTGGTTTGGCTATGTCTCCTTTGAGCAACAACTCTTTATTCCTAGACTATCATCGCAATCCGTTTCCCATGTTTTTTCTACGGGGCCTTAATGTGTCGCTCTCAACTGATGATCCACTACAAATCCACTTAACAAAAGAGCCCTTGGTGGAAGAATATAGTATTGCTGCTTCA GTATGGAAGCTAAGTTCTTGTGATTTATGTGAGATTGCTCGTAATTCAGTCTATCAGTCTGGGTTTTCACACGCCTTGAAG tttcactgGATTGGAAAGGAGTACTTCAAGCGGGGACCAGATGGTAATGATATTCGCAGGACCAATGTCCCTCATATAAGGCTTGAATTTCGTGACATG ATATGGAGGGAGGAAATGCAACTGGTTTTCCTTGGCAGGGCAAACTTTCCCAAGTTTATTGACCCATGA
- the LOC142546435 gene encoding histone H4: MSGRGKGGKGLGKGGAKRHRKVLRDNIQGITKPAIRRLARRGGVKRISGLIYEETRGVLKIFLENVIRDAVTYTEHARRKTVTAMDVVYALKRQGRTLYGFGG, encoded by the coding sequence ATGTCTGGCCGTGGAAAAGGAGGCAAGGGATTGGGCAAGGGCGGAGCCAAGCGCCACCGCAAAGTTCTGAGGGACAACATCCAAGGCATCACGAAGCCGGCGATCCGGCGGCTGGCCCGACGTGGTGGAGTGAAGCGCATCAGCGGGCTGATCTACGAAGAGACTCGCGGTGTGCTCAAGATCTTCCTTGAGAACGTCATACGCGACGCCGTCACCTACACCGAGCACGCGCGGCGGAAGACAGTGACGGCGATGGACGTCGTCTACGCGCTCAAGAGACAGGGCCGAACACTGTACGGATTCGGCGGTTGA
- the LOC142546432 gene encoding phosphoinositide phosphatase SAC8 isoform X1: MEAENRSKSTIHFKLWSEMDLLEFADKFVIKSVESPDQGFSVSRSDGSIDKLQGIDPSESPSKVSTIYGVAGTIRLLSGMHVLVITSKKEVGTYLGFPVFMVTSMKFLSCNEASRFLTSQEKSDEDYFMSLLKVVESTRGLYYSYETDITLNLQRRFKLAQGWMSKPIWKQGDPRFVWNWNIIEELIENKLDGFIIPLLQGSFQTGEMKLKYAPAVIKLISRRCTRRLGTRMWRRGANLEGDAANFIETEQVLEFEGYKSSFIQVRGSIPLLWEQIVDLSYKPRLNIISHEQKSKVVERHFNDLLQRYGGCVAVDLTDKQGDEGSLSAAYAEEMQKLPTVRYVSFEFHQACGNGRFDNIQLLYDEVSEDFEKQGYFLLDFEGKILAEQGGVIRSNCIDCLDRTNVTQSYLARKSLNLQLQRVGLLSSTDCISMFSEDFEIFKTLWVDQGDEISLEYSGTHALKRDLVRYGKQTMAGIIKDGMSAISRYYLNNFQDGVRQDAIDLISGRYTVNRNGRSPFQNKGFDSLSYLPVASALVIGGLTVTSITLNQAGRNAQHILSSIICAGVTAGLMSIIKSNGRQICSKPRLCGLL; encoded by the exons ATGGAGGCCGAGAATCGATCAAAATCGACGATCCATTTCAAGCTGTGGAGCGAAATGGATTTGCTAGAATTTGCGGATAAGTTCGTGATCAAATCTGTGGAATCTCCGGATCAAGGATTCTCGGTTAGTCGATCAGATGGAAGCATCGACAAGCTCCAAG gTATTGACCCATCTGAAAGTCCTTCTAAAGTCTCAACTATATATGGGGTAGCCGGAACAATTAGGTTGCTTTCAG GTATGCATGTTCTAGTTATAACTTCAAAGAAGGAAGTGGGAACTTATCTTGGGTTTCCTGTTTTCATGGTTACATCAATGAAGTTCTTATCATGCAATGAGGCTTCAAGATTCTTAACCAGTCAAGAA AAAAGTGATGAGGATTACTTTATGAGTCTTTTGAAAGTTGTGGAATCAACCAGAGGACTCTATTATTCTTATGAAACAGATATAACACTCAA CTTGCAGAGAAGGTTTAAACTGGCACAAGGATGGATGAGCAAACCAATTTGGAAGCAG GGAGATCCAAGATTTGTTTGGAATTGGAATATAATAGAAGAACTTATCGAGAACAAG TTGGATGGATTTATTATCCCTCTATTACAAGGAA GCTTCCAGACTGGAGAGATGAAGCTGAAATATGCACCTGCtgttataaaattaatttcacgGAGGTGTACACGGCGACTag GGACGAGGATGTGGAGAAGAGGAGCCAATCTAGAAGGGGATGCTGCTAATTTCATAGAAACAGAGCAAGTGCTGGAATTTGAAGGTTATAAATCCTCTTTTATACAG GTTCGGGGGTCAATTCCACTACTCTGGGAGCAGATTGTTGATTTGAGCTATAAACCACGACTCAACATTATTAGCCATGAGCAGAAG TCAAAAGTTGTGGAGCGTCATTTTAATGATCTATTGCAAAGATACGGAGGATGTGTTGCGGTTGATCTGACAGATAAG CAAGGTGATGAAGGCTCGTTAAGTGCAGCTTATGCAGAAGAAATGCAAAAGCTTCCTACCGTAAG ATATGTTTCATTTGAGTTCCACCAAGCTTGTGGCAATGGGAGGTTCGATAATATACAACTTCTGTACGACGAAGTTTCGGAAGACTTTGAGAAGCAAGG ATACTTCCTTCTAGATTTTGAAGGGAAGATTCTGGCAGAACAAGGGGGAGTAATTAGGTCTAACTGCATTGATTGCCTTGACAGAACAAATGTTACACAG AGCTACCTTGCTCGGAAGTCTTTAAATCTTCAACTGCAGAGAGTTGGTTtattatcatcaactgattgtATTTCAATGTTTAGTGAAGATTTTGAAATCTTCAAAACTT TATGGGTGGACCAAGGTGATGAGATAAGCCTTGAGTACTCTGGTACTCATGCACTGAAACGTGACCTTGTGAG ATACGGAAAGCAGACAATGGCTGGTATCATCAAAGATGGGATGAGTGCCATCTCAAGATATTATTTAAACAATTTTCAAGATGGAGTTCGACAG GATGCGATAGATCTTATTAGTGGCCGCTACACTGTGAACAGAAATGGTCGCTCCCCTTTCCAGAATAAAGGATTTGATTCTCTCTCG TATCTTCCAGTCGCATCAGCTTTAGTAATCGGAGGCTTGACGGTGACATCAATCACATTAAATCAAG CGGGACGAAACGCACAGCACATTCTATCTTCTATTATCTGTGCTGGTGTAACTGCTGGATTGATGTCAATAATTAAATCAAATGGAAGACAAATTTGTTCAAAGCCACGCTTGTGTGGTCTCTTGTAG